The following coding sequences are from one Gemmatimonadaceae bacterium window:
- a CDS encoding TM0106 family RecB-like putative nuclease, with the protein MRRAKAAADTKLARTAKPKHVVQLCVYSEMISREQGVRPTHAHVMLGDGSEITLRLHDYLHYCNRARERFDRFVSANERVTTAERCPQCQFCHWSERCDDEWDKTGNLRLVAALSGAQAKKLRAAGITTINALGDLDASATITRMQESTLERLRSQARLQMVKRTTGENRVEVLPPLERRGFARLPEPNEGDLFFDMEGDPVFSAKGSLEYLFGFHYKEAGEDRYKAFWARDRDSERMAFEDALDFITMRIEKYPDAFVYHYASYEQTALKRLASEYGGSSRHESAIKRLAQSYGTRENEVDDLLRDRKLVDLYKVVREAVQTSEPRYSLKNLEVFFTLKRTQEITSGGDSIVAFENWLKTGDDSLLQQIEDYNAVDCLSTRLCRDWLISLRPPETTWFNPEAERAADEAKRDEENEKKRRDDDVRVLALRHALVAGVEGDELEWRELLGYLLEYHRRDARKEWWDFFDRLEPAHDHIEDVECIGGLTVDNAHPPRPEKRSMIWRLKFPEQDFKLRVGKTPVRVDTRKGAGEITALNETERWLELKVGPSKPRFNETTALVPSGPIKDAPMREALRRYADAVIAGRADEYSAVTSILRMERPRLEGTVILNGDGDLLSQTVDAVARMNHTHLVIQGPPGCGKTFTSAHAIVSLLADNKRVGVMSMSHKAINLLLETVEKVALERGVQFTGVKRSTDDEQFLNSAVIEEASDNNVVFDGDHALIGGTAWLFSRPELDKKLDYLFVDEAGQVSLADVVATGLCADNIVLVGDQMQLPQVSQGQHPGGSGVSGLDYLMGAWATVPSDRGVFLERTWRMHPRLCRFVSDAFYDGRLESAECTFGQMLELNDDCDGVLAPSGLRFVPVEHHDNAQRSVEEATAVDCAYRALLGQPWINEKGERHLITTEDILVVSPYNMQVNLLKRTLPAGARVGTVDKFQGQEAAAVLISMASSSADEAPRGIDFLFSRNRLNVALSRARCLSVIFCSPTLLDLVCADLERMRLVNTVCWAKEFAGG; encoded by the coding sequence TTGCGGCGCGCTAAAGCCGCCGCCGACACGAAGCTCGCGCGCACCGCCAAACCCAAGCACGTCGTCCAGCTCTGCGTTTACTCGGAGATGATCTCGCGCGAGCAGGGCGTCCGTCCCACGCACGCGCACGTGATGCTCGGCGACGGATCTGAAATCACGCTCAGGCTGCACGACTACCTCCACTACTGCAACCGCGCCCGCGAGCGATTCGATCGCTTCGTCTCAGCCAACGAGCGCGTCACGACCGCCGAGCGCTGTCCTCAGTGCCAGTTCTGCCACTGGTCGGAGCGATGCGACGACGAATGGGACAAAACAGGAAACCTGCGACTCGTTGCGGCACTCAGTGGTGCACAGGCGAAGAAGCTTCGCGCCGCGGGCATCACGACGATCAATGCGCTGGGTGACCTCGATGCGAGTGCCACCATAACAAGAATGCAGGAGTCGACCCTCGAGCGACTCCGTTCGCAGGCGCGTCTTCAGATGGTGAAGCGAACCACCGGCGAGAATCGCGTCGAGGTCTTGCCTCCCCTGGAACGACGCGGATTCGCGCGCCTGCCGGAGCCGAACGAAGGCGATCTCTTCTTCGACATGGAGGGCGATCCGGTTTTCTCCGCAAAGGGTTCGCTCGAGTACCTGTTCGGCTTTCACTACAAAGAGGCGGGTGAGGATCGCTATAAAGCATTCTGGGCCCGCGACCGCGACTCCGAAAGAATGGCGTTCGAGGACGCGCTCGACTTCATCACCATGCGGATCGAGAAGTATCCGGACGCGTTCGTGTATCACTACGCCTCGTATGAGCAGACGGCGCTCAAGCGCCTGGCGAGCGAATACGGCGGCTCGAGCAGGCACGAGAGCGCGATCAAACGTCTCGCACAGTCCTACGGAACGCGCGAGAACGAGGTGGACGACCTGCTCCGCGATCGCAAGCTGGTTGACCTGTATAAGGTAGTGCGCGAGGCGGTACAGACTTCGGAGCCGCGATACTCCCTCAAGAATCTCGAAGTTTTCTTCACGCTCAAGCGAACGCAGGAGATCACGAGCGGTGGCGACAGCATCGTCGCCTTCGAGAACTGGCTGAAAACCGGCGATGACTCATTGCTCCAGCAGATCGAAGACTACAACGCGGTCGATTGCCTCTCGACCCGTCTGTGCCGCGACTGGCTGATCTCGCTTCGTCCCCCCGAGACGACATGGTTCAACCCGGAAGCAGAAAGAGCCGCCGACGAGGCCAAACGCGACGAGGAAAATGAGAAGAAACGCCGAGATGATGACGTGCGTGTGCTTGCGCTTCGTCACGCGCTTGTCGCCGGCGTTGAGGGAGATGAGCTCGAATGGCGTGAGCTGCTCGGCTACCTCCTCGAATATCACCGGCGTGACGCGCGAAAGGAGTGGTGGGATTTCTTCGATCGGCTCGAACCCGCCCACGATCACATCGAAGATGTTGAATGCATCGGCGGCCTCACGGTCGACAACGCACATCCGCCGAGGCCGGAGAAGAGGTCAATGATCTGGCGACTCAAATTTCCCGAACAGGATTTCAAGCTTCGCGTCGGGAAGACGCCGGTTCGCGTTGACACGCGCAAGGGAGCTGGTGAGATCACTGCGCTGAACGAGACGGAGCGGTGGCTCGAGCTGAAGGTCGGCCCCAGCAAGCCTCGGTTCAACGAGACGACGGCTTTGGTCCCCAGCGGTCCCATCAAGGACGCGCCAATGCGTGAAGCGCTCCGGCGTTACGCCGACGCTGTAATCGCCGGACGCGCGGACGAGTATTCGGCTGTGACGAGCATCCTGCGGATGGAGCGGCCGCGACTCGAAGGCACGGTGATCCTCAACGGAGATGGCGATCTACTGAGCCAGACCGTGGATGCCGTTGCGAGGATGAACCACACGCATCTCGTCATCCAGGGTCCGCCGGGTTGCGGAAAAACGTTCACCTCCGCTCACGCAATCGTATCCCTGCTCGCCGACAACAAGCGGGTGGGTGTCATGTCGATGTCGCACAAGGCAATCAATCTTCTGCTGGAGACTGTGGAGAAGGTCGCCCTGGAGCGCGGAGTACAATTCACCGGAGTAAAGCGCTCGACCGACGATGAGCAGTTCCTCAACAGCGCTGTCATAGAGGAGGCGAGCGACAACAACGTAGTCTTCGACGGCGATCACGCGCTGATCGGCGGCACCGCCTGGCTTTTCTCGCGCCCCGAGCTCGACAAGAAACTCGACTATCTCTTCGTTGACGAAGCAGGCCAGGTGAGTCTCGCCGATGTCGTAGCGACGGGACTTTGCGCCGACAACATCGTCCTCGTCGGCGACCAGATGCAGCTGCCGCAGGTGTCGCAAGGCCAGCATCCGGGAGGCAGCGGCGTCTCGGGGCTGGATTATCTCATGGGTGCCTGGGCGACGGTGCCGTCCGATCGCGGCGTTTTCCTCGAGCGCACGTGGCGGATGCACCCTCGGCTCTGCCGCTTCGTGTCGGACGCGTTCTACGATGGAAGACTCGAGTCCGCCGAGTGCACCTTTGGCCAGATGCTGGAGCTGAATGACGACTGTGACGGCGTGCTCGCTCCGTCAGGCCTTCGGTTTGTGCCGGTTGAGCACCATGACAACGCGCAGAGAAGTGTCGAGGAGGCGACGGCGGTGGACTGTGCGTATCGAGCACTTCTTGGTCAGCCATGGATCAATGAGAAGGGCGAGCGGCACCTGATTACGACGGAAGACATTCTCGTCGTGAGCCCTTACAACATGCAGGTGAACCTGCTGAAGCGGACATTGCCGGCAGGTGCCCGCGTGGGAACGGTGGACAAGTTTCAGGGGCAGGAGGCGGCGGCAGTTCTGATATCGATGGCCTCATCGAGCGCGGACGAGGCCCCCCGCGGAATTGATTTCCTGTTTTCCAGAAATCGGCTGAACGTGGCGCTCTCGCGGGCGCGATGTCTCTCGGTGATCTTCTGCTCGCCTACCCTGCTCGATCTCGTCTGCGCGGATCTGGAGCGGATGAGACTTGTGAATACGGTGTGCTGGGCGAAGGAATTCGCAGGAGGCTGA
- a CDS encoding type II toxin-antitoxin system death-on-curing family toxin, with amino-acid sequence MEVLQLMHVRQVELFGGSHGILDENMVGSALHKPQQLNRDEPDSDVAALAAAYLCGFAQAQGFVDGNKRIALAAPLTFLRLNGHELNVPKAELLAFVLAIARNELSQPAVTTWLRERITQT; translated from the coding sequence ATGGAAGTGCTCCAGCTGATGCATGTGCGTCAGGTGGAGCTTTTTGGTGGATCCCATGGAATCCTCGACGAAAACATGGTCGGCTCCGCTCTCCACAAGCCGCAACAGCTCAACAGAGACGAGCCGGATTCCGACGTTGCGGCACTCGCCGCCGCATATCTCTGCGGGTTCGCCCAAGCCCAGGGCTTCGTGGATGGCAACAAGCGGATTGCACTCGCGGCGCCGCTCACGTTCCTTCGACTGAATGGGCACGAGCTGAACGTTCCCAAGGCCGAGCTGCTGGCGTTCGTCCTTGCGATCGCGCGAAATGAGCTGAGCCAACCTGCGGTCACGACGTGGCTGCGGGAGCGGATTACCCAAACGTGA
- a CDS encoding AbrB/MazE/SpoVT family DNA-binding domain-containing protein translates to MILTSNTRVQGGSIVTSIPNEVARRLGANPGDPLYWIEDGAGRFVVTTVDPATLEALKHHEELVAQYREVFQTLAE, encoded by the coding sequence ATGATCCTGACCAGCAATACCCGCGTGCAGGGCGGTTCGATCGTTACATCGATACCGAACGAGGTCGCTCGACGTCTCGGTGCAAATCCTGGCGACCCTCTTTACTGGATCGAGGACGGAGCCGGTCGCTTCGTGGTGACGACCGTAGATCCCGCGACCCTCGAGGCTTTGAAGCATCACGAGGAGCTCGTTGCTCAGTATCGTGAGGTGTTTCAGACTCTGGCTGAGTGA
- a CDS encoding type II toxin-antitoxin system PemK/MazF family toxin has protein sequence MVEVAQGEIWWADLPGPTGSAAGFRRPVVVVQGNPLNRSRLATVVCVPLTSNLTWEAAPGNTFLPSRLAGLPKDSVANATQLFAVDRTYLGKRIGKLTPKRLEQILTSIDVVLGR, from the coding sequence ATGGTAGAGGTTGCGCAAGGCGAGATCTGGTGGGCGGACCTGCCCGGCCCGACAGGCTCAGCGGCGGGATTTCGGCGACCGGTAGTGGTAGTTCAGGGTAATCCGCTGAACCGCAGCCGGCTCGCGACAGTAGTGTGCGTCCCGCTCACAAGCAACCTGACGTGGGAAGCCGCACCCGGGAACACATTCCTCCCGTCCAGACTGGCGGGCCTCCCGAAGGACTCGGTAGCCAACGCCACTCAACTGTTCGCAGTCGATCGCACCTACCTCGGCAAACGCATTGGAAAGCTGACCCCAAAGCGGCTCGAGCAGATATTGACGAGCATCGACGTAGTGCTGGGACGGTAG
- a CDS encoding type II toxin-antitoxin system HicB family antitoxin, with the protein MSRYLVIIEESATGYSAFLPDLPGCIATGATREEVENAMREGVDFHLEGLREAGEPLPPPRSTAAYVEVAAQT; encoded by the coding sequence ATGAGCCGATATCTGGTAATCATCGAAGAATCAGCGACTGGCTATTCCGCTTTTCTGCCGGACTTGCCTGGTTGCATCGCAACCGGAGCGACTCGCGAAGAAGTCGAGAATGCGATGCGGGAAGGTGTCGATTTTCATCTCGAAGGCTTACGCGAAGCCGGGGAGCCGCTTCCTCCCCCGCGTTCTACGGCGGCCTACGTCGAGGTTGCTGCACAGACCTAG
- a CDS encoding YCF48-related protein encodes MTRPPHTLLSLFVGFFLISASGAAQQKSRTAATQPKFKAIFEAVNYPQDLELHDVVFVNDSVGWAAGAAGTILFTRDHGKTWTAQLGGDPKGADRPIVDLRFVKDRVVFAVQGKASGDHRLYRTMDGETWTESGTVGQHRGDYQFTSAENGVYLYGEDIYHTKDGGKTWTNAYKCQVSVTVQGLSRNSSCHFESVSFATPQIGYAVSRGVGTTAFVVAKTTNGGAEWTTSTIPEPNVSAEYVVFLDENNGFIRMWGGKIYATRDGGKTWTGVAGAVLEGGKAAKLRFVDGRLGWGVSPYGTFIHTSDGGKRWMTRQLKFPATINAFTLPSKTAGYVVGEHGMVYRYRIVPIAYKGANVIEAPAMQ; translated from the coding sequence ATGACTCGTCCACCACACACTCTCCTCTCTCTCTTCGTTGGGTTTTTCCTTATCTCTGCTTCCGGGGCGGCCCAACAAAAAAGTCGCACAGCAGCGACACAACCGAAATTCAAAGCGATCTTCGAGGCGGTGAACTACCCGCAGGATCTCGAGCTCCACGACGTGGTGTTCGTGAACGACTCGGTCGGATGGGCGGCGGGCGCGGCGGGAACGATCCTCTTCACGCGCGATCACGGAAAGACTTGGACAGCCCAGCTCGGCGGAGACCCGAAAGGAGCGGACCGGCCGATCGTGGACCTTCGGTTCGTGAAGGACAGAGTCGTATTCGCCGTTCAGGGCAAAGCCAGCGGTGACCACCGACTCTATCGCACCATGGACGGCGAGACGTGGACCGAATCAGGGACAGTCGGCCAGCATCGCGGTGATTACCAGTTCACGTCCGCCGAAAATGGCGTGTACCTCTACGGCGAGGACATCTATCACACGAAGGACGGCGGCAAGACCTGGACAAATGCCTACAAGTGCCAGGTCAGCGTGACTGTGCAGGGACTCAGCCGAAACTCGAGCTGTCACTTCGAGAGCGTATCATTCGCGACTCCGCAGATCGGCTACGCTGTGAGTCGCGGTGTCGGCACGACTGCGTTCGTGGTCGCGAAGACAACCAACGGCGGGGCTGAGTGGACCACGTCGACGATCCCCGAGCCGAACGTAAGCGCCGAGTACGTCGTGTTCCTCGATGAGAACAACGGCTTCATCAGAATGTGGGGCGGGAAGATCTACGCGACCCGCGACGGCGGAAAGACGTGGACTGGTGTCGCGGGCGCCGTTCTCGAAGGCGGAAAGGCAGCCAAGCTCCGCTTCGTAGACGGGCGACTCGGCTGGGGCGTCTCGCCATACGGGACATTCATCCATACGTCCGACGGTGGCAAGCGATGGATGACACGCCAGCTCAAGTTTCCAGCGACAATCAATGCGTTCACGCTGCCGTCGAAAACCGCGGGATACGTCGTCGGCGAGCACGGAATGGTCTATCGATACCGGATCGTGCCGATCGCGTACAAAGGTGCGAATGTGATAGAAGCGCCGGCGATGCAGTAG
- a CDS encoding type II toxin-antitoxin system PemK/MazF family toxin — translation MWQVQFSPTRGREQEGSRPAMINSVDKFNQGPAELVIAIPLTRTNRRIASHVLVPKGEAGLESDSYIMVEAVRSVSKERLLRYRGDLTYPRIEEVERILNVLLKL, via the coding sequence GTGTGGCAAGTTCAGTTCAGTCCGACGAGAGGGCGTGAGCAGGAAGGCTCGCGCCCGGCGATGATCAACTCCGTCGACAAGTTCAACCAGGGCCCGGCGGAGCTCGTCATCGCTATCCCGCTCACACGTACCAATCGGCGGATTGCGTCGCACGTCCTTGTTCCGAAGGGGGAGGCGGGTCTGGAGTCGGACAGCTACATCATGGTGGAAGCGGTCCGCTCTGTCTCGAAGGAACGACTGCTGCGCTATCGTGGGGATCTGACGTACCCTCGCATCGAGGAAGTCGAGCGGATCCTGAACGTTCTCTTGAAGCTCTAG
- a CDS encoding threonine/serine dehydratase yields the protein MPRSSSTYPVTFDDVRAAEKRIRPFIDRTPLRSYPALDAAVGHGIRVLVKHENHQPTNAFKIRNGLSAMTALPPRLRERGVVCGSTGNHGQGVAYAGRELGIPVTVVVPAGNNPDKNAAMTALGARLIEHGTMYDEAAAESERIARDEGLTLVHSTNNRDVVAGAGTITLEILEQADDLDAMVFAVGGGSQTVGALAVLSELRPNVRVFGVQASGAPAVYESWKAGAPSPPIPPRTLADGIATAKTYEMTFRALCDGLAGFVTVSEAEIIDATRLILSGTHNLVEPAGAVGLAGVFKLREELEGQTVCVILTGSNLDADTLRKVVSA from the coding sequence ATGCCGCGGAGCAGCTCTACTTATCCGGTGACTTTCGATGATGTGCGCGCCGCGGAGAAGCGGATTCGGCCATTCATCGATCGAACGCCGCTCCGTTCCTACCCGGCGCTCGATGCCGCTGTCGGCCACGGAATCCGCGTGCTCGTGAAGCACGAGAATCATCAGCCGACGAACGCGTTCAAGATTCGAAACGGCTTGTCTGCAATGACGGCATTGCCGCCGCGTTTGCGCGAGCGTGGCGTTGTGTGCGGTTCGACCGGCAACCATGGGCAGGGCGTGGCTTACGCCGGAAGGGAGCTGGGGATTCCCGTGACTGTTGTCGTGCCTGCCGGAAACAACCCCGACAAGAACGCCGCAATGACAGCCCTCGGCGCTCGGCTAATCGAACACGGCACGATGTACGACGAGGCGGCTGCCGAGTCGGAGCGAATTGCGCGGGACGAAGGCCTGACGCTGGTGCACTCGACGAACAACCGCGACGTCGTCGCCGGTGCGGGCACGATAACGCTCGAGATTCTGGAGCAGGCGGACGATCTCGACGCGATGGTCTTCGCTGTCGGCGGCGGGTCACAGACGGTCGGTGCGCTTGCTGTTCTGTCTGAGCTTCGGCCGAACGTCAGGGTGTTCGGCGTTCAAGCATCGGGTGCTCCCGCAGTATACGAGTCGTGGAAGGCCGGCGCTCCGTCACCGCCGATTCCGCCGCGAACGCTCGCCGACGGGATCGCGACGGCGAAGACGTACGAGATGACGTTCCGCGCTCTCTGCGATGGGCTGGCGGGATTCGTCACCGTGAGCGAGGCAGAGATCATCGATGCAACGCGATTGATCTTGAGCGGCACGCACAATCTCGTGGAGCCGGCGGGCGCCGTGGGCCTCGCTGGAGTATTCAAGCTCAGGGAGGAGCTCGAGGGTCAAACGGTGTGTGTGATTCTCACCGGGAGCAATCTGGACGCCGACACTCTGCGCAAAGTGGTGAGCGCGTAA
- a CDS encoding helix-turn-helix domain-containing protein, whose product MKKTTKTRKKTKRSAGISMGAAIIEALDEAIAFQAGQKTGATVRTVTARRAKATPAPKYRAIQIARLRKLMKLSQPVFADALNVSSASVKSWEQGVNEPSGAALRLLQIAERHPEVILEEVTTR is encoded by the coding sequence ATGAAGAAGACGACGAAGACCAGGAAGAAGACGAAACGATCGGCGGGCATCTCGATGGGAGCTGCCATCATTGAAGCACTCGATGAGGCAATAGCTTTTCAGGCGGGACAGAAGACGGGTGCAACCGTCCGAACTGTGACTGCTCGCCGCGCGAAAGCAACGCCGGCACCGAAATATCGGGCGATCCAGATAGCTCGGCTTAGAAAGTTGATGAAGCTCTCGCAGCCAGTCTTTGCAGATGCACTAAATGTTAGCTCAGCCTCGGTAAAGTCCTGGGAACAGGGCGTAAACGAGCCGAGCGGGGCAGCGCTGCGACTTTTGCAAATCGCTGAACGCCACCCTGAAGTGATCCTTGAGGAGGTAACAACGCGCTAA
- a CDS encoding type II toxin-antitoxin system RelE/ParE family toxin: MTMPGSLTDVHFVRLKTFDRTVRGLLSDDDERDLEEDIAGNPKGAPVIAETGGVRKIRARIGQRGKRGGARVLYLYVEDIETVYLLWVFPKNVRENITKPEKKIIRGMVARLKEE; this comes from the coding sequence ATGACCATGCCAGGCTCGCTAACCGATGTCCATTTTGTCAGGCTCAAAACATTTGATCGAACCGTGAGAGGCTTGCTTTCGGACGACGATGAGCGGGATTTGGAGGAAGACATAGCAGGGAATCCAAAAGGCGCACCGGTTATTGCTGAGACGGGCGGCGTCAGGAAGATTCGGGCGCGCATTGGACAGCGGGGTAAACGCGGAGGTGCGCGAGTCCTCTACCTGTATGTGGAGGACATTGAAACGGTGTATTTGCTGTGGGTTTTCCCTAAGAACGTTCGTGAGAACATCACGAAGCCGGAGAAGAAGATAATCCGGGGGATGGTTGCGAGACTTAAGGAGGAGTAG
- a CDS encoding protein kinase → MELRDRLQSTLGSAYSVERELGGGGMSRVFLARELSLGRNVVVKVLSGDLAAGLSAERFAREVRLAASLQHPNIVPVLTTGVADGIPYYTMPYVRGESLRARIKQGPIPPREAYSLLRDVARALQYAHSEGVIHRDIKPENVLLSGDVAVVTDFGIAKAISVARTSSSGDGEPQSGLTLTQAGSSIGTPAYMAPEQVAGDTLDHRVDIYAWGILAYEILAGAHPFADKTSAAQLMAAHVSQPPVPLIERAPRVPQQLAQLVMRCLEKIPDARPSSAANLLEDLDTAQGSGEQRSLPAALRRRSVTAAGALFLVILVAIGGYFFATRARKPAAPAQRSSVAVLPFAAGDSANAYFGEGIADELTTALGKVPGLRVTSRTSAFALGRRRDLDLREIASRLGVSTVVEGTVRREGGRLRVTAQLTNATDGLTLWSEVYDRDSRDVFAVQDDITKAIVAALRPEFAGAGAGASLRAGPGTSNPTAYDLYLRGLYLIEHRGAGVPRAAEYFTQAIQHDTTFARGYAALAQALVFFPYFAGVAPHRVEARVRAAAEKSLELDPTLAEPRVALAMLHWHAFRWDEADAEFRKAIAADSTSPVAHTQYGRFLANLADLPGALREFRTARALDPLAPTASVWLAHTLSLMGDHAAAWEESKRARELDPNLFTARTLLAWDRARTGHLDEARTILGEPITVSSFVGMSAYALQLVGDTARAAIVRRKLAATPDTTYAIHTGRAYGYLSIGDTSRALSELEAGLDQGELVPQHILFVEPVLDGVRHSARFAAIVRRVGLDPRTFTGPVKGRPAR, encoded by the coding sequence ATGGAGCTACGCGACCGCCTCCAATCGACCCTCGGCTCCGCCTATTCCGTCGAACGCGAGCTCGGCGGCGGCGGCATGTCGCGAGTCTTCCTCGCCCGCGAGCTCTCCCTCGGCCGCAATGTCGTCGTAAAAGTCCTGAGCGGCGACCTCGCCGCGGGGCTCAGCGCCGAGCGCTTTGCAAGAGAAGTCCGGCTGGCTGCATCCCTCCAGCATCCCAACATCGTACCAGTCCTCACCACCGGCGTCGCCGACGGCATCCCCTACTACACGATGCCATATGTGCGCGGAGAATCCCTACGGGCGCGAATCAAACAGGGGCCGATTCCACCACGCGAGGCATACTCTCTTCTCCGCGACGTCGCACGCGCACTCCAGTACGCGCACAGCGAAGGGGTCATCCACCGCGACATCAAACCCGAAAATGTTCTGCTCTCGGGTGACGTCGCCGTTGTCACCGACTTCGGAATTGCAAAGGCAATCTCGGTAGCGCGGACGTCGTCGTCAGGCGATGGCGAACCGCAAAGCGGACTGACACTCACCCAGGCCGGCTCCTCCATCGGCACGCCGGCGTACATGGCGCCGGAACAGGTGGCGGGCGACACGCTCGATCATCGAGTCGACATCTACGCCTGGGGAATTCTCGCGTACGAGATTCTCGCCGGAGCGCATCCGTTCGCAGACAAGACCTCAGCCGCCCAGCTCATGGCTGCGCATGTGAGCCAGCCGCCGGTTCCGTTGATCGAGCGCGCTCCTCGCGTTCCGCAGCAGCTCGCGCAGCTCGTGATGCGCTGTCTGGAGAAGATCCCCGACGCGAGGCCATCATCCGCCGCCAACCTGCTCGAAGACCTGGATACGGCACAGGGGTCTGGCGAGCAACGGTCGCTCCCTGCCGCACTCCGGCGTCGCTCCGTCACCGCTGCCGGCGCGCTCTTCCTCGTGATACTCGTCGCGATCGGAGGATACTTCTTCGCCACCCGGGCGCGAAAGCCAGCAGCACCAGCTCAAAGAAGCTCCGTCGCGGTCCTCCCATTCGCCGCCGGCGATTCTGCGAACGCCTATTTCGGTGAAGGAATAGCGGACGAGCTGACGACCGCCCTCGGGAAGGTCCCTGGCCTGCGCGTCACCTCGCGCACTTCGGCATTTGCACTCGGCCGAAGACGCGACCTGGACCTACGCGAGATCGCAAGCCGCCTTGGAGTCTCCACGGTTGTCGAAGGAACCGTCAGACGAGAAGGCGGGCGCCTTCGCGTTACTGCGCAGCTCACGAACGCGACCGATGGGCTCACCTTGTGGAGCGAAGTCTACGATCGCGACTCCAGGGACGTCTTCGCCGTTCAGGACGACATCACCAAGGCGATCGTGGCCGCACTTCGGCCCGAATTCGCCGGCGCCGGCGCTGGTGCGTCACTTAGAGCAGGACCTGGCACATCGAATCCGACCGCATACGACCTCTACCTGCGCGGGCTCTATCTCATCGAGCACCGCGGCGCAGGCGTTCCGCGTGCCGCGGAGTATTTCACGCAGGCAATCCAGCACGACACCACGTTTGCCCGAGGCTACGCCGCGCTCGCTCAGGCGCTTGTGTTCTTTCCGTATTTTGCCGGTGTCGCGCCGCACCGAGTCGAGGCACGCGTGCGCGCAGCAGCCGAAAAAAGTCTGGAGCTCGACCCCACGCTCGCGGAGCCGAGGGTGGCGCTGGCCATGTTGCATTGGCATGCGTTCCGATGGGACGAAGCCGACGCCGAATTTCGAAAAGCAATTGCGGCCGACTCAACGTCGCCGGTCGCGCACACGCAATACGGCCGGTTTCTCGCCAACCTCGCGGACCTTCCCGGCGCGCTGAGAGAATTCCGTACTGCTCGCGCGCTCGACCCGCTTGCACCAACCGCATCGGTCTGGCTGGCCCATACCCTGTCACTGATGGGCGATCACGCAGCTGCCTGGGAAGAAAGCAAGCGCGCAAGAGAGCTCGATCCCAATCTGTTCACGGCCCGCACTCTGCTCGCCTGGGATCGAGCCCGGACGGGACACCTGGACGAGGCGCGGACGATCCTCGGTGAACCGATTACGGTCTCTTCATTCGTCGGCATGAGTGCGTATGCTCTCCAGCTCGTTGGTGATACCGCCCGCGCTGCAATAGTTCGACGGAAACTCGCGGCCACACCAGATACGACGTATGCGATTCACACAGGAAGGGCTTACGGGTATCTCTCAATCGGGGATACCTCGCGGGCGTTGTCGGAGCTCGAGGCCGGTCTCGACCAGGGTGAGCTGGTGCCGCAACACATTCTGTTCGTGGAGCCGGTGCTCGATGGTGTCAGGCATAGCGCCCGTTTCGCGGCAATCGTGCGGCGAGTCGGACTCGACCCGCGCACGTTCACCGGACCGGTTAAAGGAAGACCGGCGCGCTGA